The following are encoded together in the Streptomyces sp. NBC_00358 genome:
- a CDS encoding SDR family NAD(P)-dependent oxidoreductase, translating to MRNGSGGRATVSLDGDTGGAGLRDKRVLVTGGTRGLGEQIVRLLSAEGVRVATCARTARDLEALAASMDPGLFTRPLDVTAPGELEGFVEDTAERFGGLDGVVACTGGSRGGRFEQADAEDWAATWAVNVGHATRLVRASVPHLRAAGGGSVVVISSISGWKPGPPAQYAVAKSAQIHLAASLARELGPDGIRVNAVSPGSMLIPGRRWDRMRREDPEAFARFVAAELPGGAPVAPQEVARVVAFLLSDWSSGISGAHLPVDRAQNAPSPEGY from the coding sequence GTGAGGAACGGGAGCGGGGGCCGCGCGACGGTGTCCCTTGACGGTGACACCGGCGGGGCCGGCCTGCGTGACAAACGGGTACTGGTCACCGGCGGCACGCGGGGACTCGGCGAGCAGATCGTGCGGCTGCTGTCCGCCGAGGGCGTTCGGGTGGCCACCTGCGCGCGCACCGCGCGGGATCTGGAGGCGCTGGCCGCTTCGATGGACCCCGGCCTGTTCACCCGGCCGCTCGACGTCACCGCGCCCGGTGAGCTGGAGGGGTTCGTCGAGGACACGGCGGAACGCTTCGGCGGTCTGGACGGTGTGGTGGCCTGCACGGGCGGTTCGCGCGGGGGCCGCTTCGAGCAGGCGGACGCGGAGGACTGGGCGGCGACCTGGGCGGTGAACGTCGGTCACGCGACCCGGCTGGTGCGGGCCTCCGTGCCGCATCTGCGGGCCGCGGGCGGCGGCTCCGTCGTGGTGATCTCCTCGATCTCCGGCTGGAAGCCGGGCCCGCCCGCGCAGTACGCGGTCGCCAAGTCCGCGCAGATCCACCTCGCCGCCTCGCTTGCCCGGGAACTCGGCCCGGACGGAATCCGGGTGAACGCGGTCTCCCCGGGTTCGATGCTGATCCCCGGCAGACGCTGGGACCGGATGCGCCGGGAGGATCCGGAGGCGTTCGCCCGTTTCGTGGCGGCGGAGCTGCCGGGCGGTGCGCCGGTCGCGCCGCAGGAGGTGGCCCGGGTCGTGGCGTTCCTGCTGTCGGACTGGTCGAGCGGGATATCCGGCGCCCACCTCCCGGTCGACCGCGCCCAGAACGCCCCCTCCCCCGAGGGGTACTGA
- a CDS encoding ATP-binding protein, protein MTEAVPDRVHPTDVTEAVPDRVHPTDVTEAVPDRVHPTDVTEAVPDRVHPTDATETLPGRAHPVDETRALADRAHPAHLSDPPLPTAATPPRAHPLPGDSAHSEPPLSRSGIGPDPSPELPPVTVGPGAGVSGGVPSRPVRGAHLLRITVPAHPSRVPGVRAMVAEHLTRLRLPPERVDDAVLAAGELFTNALRHGSLDRGDTVTVVVECGPRELWVSVADRSSALPAARTAAGAEESGRGLTIVAALTDEWGVARADPGTTGKKVWFSMTLQGEP, encoded by the coding sequence GTGACGGAAGCCGTCCCGGACCGGGTCCACCCCACCGACGTGACGGAAGCCGTCCCGGACCGGGTCCACCCCACCGACGTGACGGAAGCCGTCCCGGACCGGGTCCACCCCACCGACGTGACGGAAGCCGTCCCCGATCGGGTCCACCCCACCGACGCGACGGAAACCCTCCCCGGCCGGGCCCACCCCGTGGACGAGACGCGAGCCCTGGCGGACCGTGCCCACCCCGCCCACTTGAGCGACCCCCCGCTGCCGACGGCCGCCACACCGCCCCGGGCGCACCCCCTCCCCGGCGATTCCGCGCACTCCGAGCCCCCCTTGTCCCGCTCCGGTATCGGGCCGGACCCGTCCCCCGAGCTCCCCCCGGTCACCGTGGGCCCCGGGGCCGGTGTTTCCGGTGGTGTCCCTTCGCGCCCGGTGCGTGGGGCGCACCTGCTGCGGATCACCGTCCCGGCTCACCCGTCGCGGGTGCCCGGCGTGCGGGCGATGGTCGCCGAGCACCTCACCCGGCTGCGGCTGCCGCCCGAGCGCGTCGACGACGCGGTGCTCGCGGCCGGTGAACTCTTCACCAACGCCCTCAGGCACGGCAGCCTCGACCGCGGTGACACCGTCACCGTCGTCGTCGAGTGCGGCCCGCGCGAGCTGTGGGTGTCCGTGGCCGATCGCTCGTCCGCCCTGCCCGCGGCACGCACGGCGGCCGGGGCCGAGGAGTCGGGACGCGGACTGACGATCGTCGCCGCGCTGACCGACGAGTGGGGCGTCGCACGGGCCGACCCGGGCACCACGGGAAAGAAGGTGTGGTTCTCGATGACGCTTCAGGGGGAGCCGTGA
- a CDS encoding DUF6624 domain-containing protein, translating to MKAVPGHPAPDAGARPEGPGAAPMVPGLARALGEELVRRADKERSLMRQARDRPAGPWRDALVACRAGNAEALGTIVRRHGWPSTDRVGAPASTAALMILLHAPDPGLQLHCRDLIAQAAADGRCPALHHAYIADHCAVEQGLPQFYGTRVHPGTLRPYPVRRPGTVDERRRDVGLGPLDEQLRRLREGAWGVRET from the coding sequence GTGAAGGCCGTCCCCGGTCACCCGGCCCCGGACGCCGGGGCACGCCCCGAGGGCCCGGGGGCCGCGCCGATGGTCCCCGGGCTCGCCAGGGCGCTCGGGGAGGAGCTGGTACGGCGGGCCGACAAGGAGCGGAGCCTGATGCGCCAGGCGCGTGACCGTCCGGCCGGGCCGTGGCGGGACGCCCTCGTCGCGTGCCGCGCGGGCAACGCCGAAGCGCTCGGGACGATCGTCCGGCGGCACGGCTGGCCGAGCACCGACCGGGTCGGCGCGCCCGCCTCGACAGCGGCCCTGATGATCCTGCTGCACGCCCCTGATCCAGGCCTCCAGCTCCACTGCCGGGACCTGATAGCGCAGGCCGCGGCCGACGGACGCTGCCCCGCCCTGCACCACGCCTACATCGCCGACCACTGCGCCGTGGAGCAGGGCCTTCCGCAGTTCTACGGCACCCGCGTCCATCCCGGGACCCTGCGCCCGTACCCCGTCCGCCGTCCGGGGACCGTCGACGAACGGCGCCGCGACGTCGGTCTGGGGCCGCTCGACGAACAGCTCAGGCGTCTGCGCGAGGGCGCGTGGGGCGTCCGGGAAACGTGA
- a CDS encoding DUF4360 domain-containing protein, producing the protein MAGGMLLGGAIAALFATALPLSSPSSGIADPPPDKIVISVATVNGSGCPQGTAAVAVSPDNTAFTVTYSDYLAQVGGNADPTSFRKNCQLNLIVHVPQGFTYAIAQADYRGFASLQSGASSTEKASYYFQGSSNTASITHPFRGPYGDDWQATDTTDWAQLVWAPCGVQRNFNINTELRVNAGTSTPGSSSFMTMDSTDGDISTVYHLAWKECPAA; encoded by the coding sequence ATGGCTGGTGGAATGCTTCTGGGCGGCGCGATAGCCGCCCTGTTCGCCACGGCACTTCCCCTGTCGAGCCCGTCCTCCGGGATCGCCGACCCGCCCCCGGACAAGATCGTCATCAGTGTCGCCACGGTCAACGGCTCGGGCTGTCCGCAGGGAACCGCGGCCGTCGCCGTCTCCCCGGACAACACCGCCTTCACGGTGACCTACAGCGACTACCTGGCCCAGGTCGGGGGCAACGCCGACCCCACCTCGTTCCGCAAGAACTGCCAGCTCAACCTGATCGTCCACGTCCCGCAGGGCTTCACCTATGCCATTGCCCAGGCGGACTACCGCGGCTTCGCCTCGCTCCAGTCGGGCGCCAGCAGCACGGAGAAGGCCTCGTACTACTTCCAGGGATCCTCGAACACGGCGTCCATCACCCACCCGTTCCGCGGCCCGTACGGCGACGACTGGCAGGCCACGGACACCACGGACTGGGCCCAACTGGTCTGGGCGCCCTGCGGTGTTCAGCGCAACTTCAACATCAACACCGAGCTGCGTGTCAACGCGGGCACCTCGACGCCCGGCAGCAGCAGCTTCATGACCATGGACTCGACGGACGGTGACATCAGCACCGTCTACCACCTGGCCTGGAAGGAGTGCCCCGCCGCCTGA
- a CDS encoding chaplin, which yields MRIRLMAAAGLAGVALLATAGTAAADGPGPVGFAANSPGLLSGNVVQIPIDVDANVCGNTVDVLGLLNPAIGNVCKNY from the coding sequence ATGCGCATTCGTCTGATGGCCGCTGCCGGACTCGCCGGTGTGGCCCTGCTGGCCACTGCCGGGACCGCCGCCGCCGACGGCCCCGGCCCGGTGGGCTTCGCGGCGAACAGTCCCGGACTCCTGTCCGGCAATGTCGTCCAGATCCCCATCGACGTCGACGCGAACGTCTGCGGCAACACGGTCGACGTGTTGGGCCTGCTGAACCCGGCGATCGGAAACGTCTGCAAGAACTACTGA
- a CDS encoding SPFH domain-containing protein, with protein MFGYRVPAPDEAMLISGGRRGLGGAPFRVVTGHGKFVLPVFRKTRFLTLSMCEAEVTETCVTKQGISLHVRAVIAFKVGNDTESIINAGQRFLSDQDQMSVLTGRIFAGHLRSIIGSMTVEEIVTERQKLAAEVLDTSKLEMAKIGLIVDSLQIQSIDDGDTGYIDAMSAPHKAAIQRQAQIAQAQATQASVEAQQVAARNQAEYARQTAIVQAEYSAEVDRAQAQAAQAGPLAQAHAQQEVLAAQTELAQRAAQLRQQQLVAEIVRPAEAEAERIKVLAIADAERMKIQAEAAASHDRVALDRMLIDQLPLIVKEAAGGLAGANVNVLNGADGLGEIAAGLVAQGLTILDSVRQNLGGQNSENRPAKAVAPLELQGYSRTPVDGDEPESASLAN; from the coding sequence ATGTTCGGTTATCGCGTTCCCGCTCCCGATGAGGCGATGTTGATCTCGGGTGGCAGGCGGGGACTGGGGGGCGCGCCGTTCCGAGTGGTGACGGGGCACGGCAAGTTCGTGCTGCCCGTCTTCCGTAAGACCCGCTTTCTGACCCTGTCCATGTGCGAGGCGGAGGTCACCGAGACCTGCGTCACCAAGCAGGGCATCTCGCTGCACGTCCGCGCCGTGATCGCGTTCAAGGTCGGCAACGACACCGAGAGCATCATCAACGCGGGGCAGCGGTTCCTGTCCGACCAGGACCAGATGTCGGTCCTGACGGGCCGGATCTTCGCGGGCCATCTGCGCTCCATCATCGGTTCGATGACGGTCGAGGAGATCGTCACCGAGCGGCAGAAGCTCGCCGCCGAGGTCCTCGACACCTCGAAGCTGGAGATGGCGAAGATCGGCCTGATCGTCGACTCGCTCCAGATCCAGTCGATCGACGACGGCGACACCGGCTACATCGACGCGATGTCCGCGCCCCACAAGGCGGCCATCCAGCGTCAGGCCCAGATCGCCCAGGCGCAGGCCACGCAGGCCTCCGTCGAGGCGCAGCAGGTGGCGGCGCGCAACCAGGCCGAGTACGCCCGGCAGACGGCCATCGTGCAGGCGGAGTACTCGGCCGAGGTGGACCGGGCGCAGGCCCAGGCCGCCCAGGCGGGCCCGCTCGCCCAGGCCCACGCCCAGCAGGAGGTCCTCGCGGCGCAGACCGAACTCGCGCAGCGCGCGGCCCAGTTGCGCCAGCAGCAGCTGGTCGCCGAGATCGTCAGGCCCGCCGAGGCGGAGGCCGAGCGGATCAAGGTGCTCGCCATCGCCGATGCCGAGCGTATGAAGATCCAGGCCGAGGCTGCCGCGTCGCACGACCGGGTCGCGCTCGACCGGATGCTGATCGACCAGCTCCCGCTCATCGTCAAGGAAGCGGCCGGCGGTCTCGCCGGCGCGAACGTCAACGTCCTCAACGGCGCCGACGGCCTCGGCGAGATAGCGGCCGGTCTGGTCGCCCAGGGTCTGACCATCCTCGACTCGGTCCGCCAGAACCTGGGCGGGCAGAACTCCGAGAACCGTCCCGCGAAGGCGGTCGCCCCGCTCGAACTCCAGGGGTACAGCCGTACGCCCGTCGACGGGGACGAGCCGGAGAGCGCTTCGTTGGCCAACTGA
- a CDS encoding FAD-binding protein, whose translation MPRTPSRRTALQGLAAAGAAVVGFDPFTRSWAATTTTGRPLAGLPALDGSVHTDDASLTADADDFGHIVHRRPVAVLRPGSVRDIVAMVRFCNKHGVSVAPRGQGHATQGQAQVDGGLVIETTPLASIGPVGPGSTTVTVGAGARWSEVAKATLAHGLTPPTFTDYLELSVGGTLSVGGIGGQTHQQGAQADNVRELQVVTGAGDLVRCSPTRHRDLFLAVLAGLGQCAIIVGATLRLVPAPETVRHYLLPYDDLRTFLDDQRLLVQEGRFDYVEGQVTADAGGAFNGYVLEAVAYGPPAGPAPDDTTLLRGLRHDPAGVQTSDLGYYDFLDRLAAGVAALKEAGLWAFAHPWLNLLLPGRSAETLAASLLEDLTPDDLGPGVVLLYPVLRESLHTPLLRTPDDEVSYLLAVLRTTPPDDTATVDRLLAANRAAYDTVHAAGGTHYPVGSVPFDAADWREHFGPVYRRLATARHTYDPRGILVPGQGIF comes from the coding sequence ATGCCCCGGACACCCTCGCGACGTACCGCACTGCAGGGCCTCGCCGCCGCCGGCGCCGCGGTCGTCGGGTTCGATCCCTTCACCAGGAGCTGGGCGGCCACGACCACCACCGGCCGGCCCCTCGCCGGCCTCCCGGCGCTGGACGGCAGCGTGCACACCGACGACGCCTCGCTCACGGCGGACGCCGACGACTTCGGCCACATCGTCCACCGGCGCCCCGTCGCGGTGCTGCGGCCCGGCTCGGTCCGCGACATCGTCGCGATGGTCCGCTTCTGCAACAAGCACGGGGTGTCCGTCGCCCCGCGCGGCCAGGGCCACGCCACACAGGGGCAGGCGCAGGTCGACGGCGGCCTGGTCATCGAGACCACACCGCTCGCCTCCATCGGCCCGGTCGGGCCCGGGAGCACGACGGTCACCGTCGGCGCGGGCGCCAGGTGGAGCGAGGTCGCCAAGGCCACCCTGGCCCACGGACTCACCCCGCCCACCTTCACCGACTACCTCGAACTCTCCGTCGGCGGCACCCTGTCGGTCGGCGGCATCGGCGGCCAGACCCACCAGCAGGGCGCCCAGGCCGACAACGTGCGGGAACTCCAGGTCGTCACCGGCGCGGGCGACCTCGTCCGCTGCTCCCCGACCCGCCATCGCGACCTGTTCCTCGCGGTGCTCGCCGGACTCGGCCAGTGCGCGATCATCGTCGGCGCCACCCTGCGCCTGGTCCCCGCGCCCGAGACCGTACGCCACTACCTGCTTCCGTACGACGACCTGCGCACCTTCCTCGACGACCAGCGGCTGCTCGTCCAGGAGGGCCGTTTCGACTATGTCGAGGGCCAGGTGACCGCCGACGCCGGCGGGGCGTTCAACGGCTATGTCCTCGAAGCCGTCGCCTACGGGCCGCCGGCCGGTCCCGCCCCGGACGACACCACGCTGCTGCGCGGACTGCGGCACGACCCCGCCGGCGTCCAGACGAGCGACCTCGGCTACTACGACTTCCTCGACCGGCTCGCGGCAGGAGTCGCCGCCCTCAAGGAAGCGGGCCTGTGGGCCTTCGCCCACCCCTGGCTCAACCTGCTGCTGCCGGGCCGTTCGGCGGAGACCCTGGCCGCGTCCCTGCTGGAGGACCTCACCCCCGACGACCTCGGCCCCGGTGTCGTCCTGCTGTACCCGGTGCTGCGCGAGAGCCTGCACACCCCGCTGCTGCGCACTCCCGACGACGAGGTCTCCTACCTGCTGGCCGTCCTGCGTACGACCCCGCCCGACGACACCGCGACCGTCGACCGTCTCCTGGCCGCCAACCGCGCCGCCTACGACACCGTGCACGCGGCGGGCGGCACCCACTACCCGGTCGGCTCGGTCCCCTTCGACGCGGCGGACTGGCGCGAGCACTTCGGCCCCGTCTACCGACGGCTGGCCACCGCCCGGCACACCTACGACCCGCGAGGAATCCTGGTCCCGGGGCAGGGCATCTTCTGA
- a CDS encoding TauD/TfdA dioxygenase family protein: protein MTDQVTPLEVKPAAGHIGAEITGVDLAEPLTDETVAAVRAAVLRWKVVFFRGQRLDHASHVAFARRFGTPVRLPSRGSASPEDFPEVETTADRLELGGRYGMDHEEWLRRRRHSLLRGWHCDHGARVDPPAATILRAETVPPYGGDTTWSNLAAAYAGLSAPVRAFADGLRAEHRLGVGYQTRPGDDAYVRRLLDRQIATDHPLVRVHPETGERVLFVNGYYVEQIIGVSRPESRALLEMLLEQATRPEYTVRFRWEPGSVAFWDNRATIHLAPSDTSHLDHPRVMHRVMLAGDVPEGVDGKPSAAIVGSEPGRW from the coding sequence ATGACGGACCAGGTCACACCGCTCGAAGTGAAACCGGCGGCCGGACACATCGGCGCCGAGATCACGGGAGTGGACCTGGCGGAGCCGCTGACGGACGAGACCGTCGCCGCGGTCCGGGCGGCGGTACTGCGCTGGAAGGTGGTGTTCTTCCGCGGCCAGCGGCTCGACCACGCCTCGCATGTCGCCTTCGCGCGCCGGTTCGGGACACCGGTCCGCCTCCCGTCCAGGGGCAGCGCGTCACCCGAGGACTTCCCCGAGGTCGAGACGACGGCCGACCGTCTCGAACTGGGCGGGCGGTACGGCATGGACCACGAGGAGTGGCTGCGCCGGCGGCGCCACTCGCTGCTGCGCGGGTGGCACTGCGACCACGGCGCCCGGGTCGATCCCCCGGCCGCGACGATTCTGCGCGCCGAGACCGTGCCGCCGTACGGGGGTGACACGACCTGGTCGAACCTGGCCGCCGCGTACGCGGGTCTCTCGGCTCCCGTGCGCGCCTTCGCCGACGGTCTGCGCGCCGAGCACCGGCTGGGAGTCGGGTACCAGACCCGGCCGGGCGACGACGCGTACGTCCGTCGTCTGCTGGACCGTCAGATCGCCACCGACCACCCACTGGTGCGGGTGCACCCGGAGACGGGCGAGCGGGTGCTGTTCGTCAACGGCTACTACGTCGAGCAGATCATCGGAGTTTCCCGGCCGGAGAGCCGGGCGCTGCTGGAGATGCTGCTGGAACAGGCGACCCGCCCCGAGTACACGGTCCGGTTCCGGTGGGAGCCGGGCAGCGTGGCCTTCTGGGACAACCGGGCCACCATCCATCTGGCACCGAGCGACACCTCCCACCTCGACCACCCCCGGGTCATGCACCGGGTGATGCTGGCCGGTGATGTCCCGGAGGGGGTGGACGGGAAGCCGTCGGCGGCGATCGTGGGCAGCGAGCCCGGCCGCTGGTGA
- a CDS encoding peroxiredoxin, with protein sequence MTSQVNVGDQVEDFTLPDETGAQRSLSELLTDGPVVLFFYPAALTAGCTAEACHFRDLATEFTSAGARPVGISGDAVDRQQEFADRHTLGFPLLSDVDGTVRERFGVKRGFSLAPTKRVTFVIARDRTVLEVVRSELRMSAHADRALAALREHKD encoded by the coding sequence ATGACATCTCAGGTGAACGTGGGCGACCAGGTCGAGGACTTCACGCTGCCGGACGAGACCGGTGCGCAGCGGAGCCTGTCCGAGCTGCTGACGGACGGTCCGGTGGTGCTGTTCTTCTATCCCGCCGCCCTCACCGCCGGCTGCACGGCGGAGGCCTGCCACTTCCGCGATCTGGCCACCGAGTTCACGTCCGCCGGTGCGCGGCCGGTCGGGATCAGCGGTGACGCGGTCGACCGGCAGCAGGAGTTCGCCGACCGCCATACGCTCGGCTTCCCGCTGCTCTCCGACGTCGACGGCACCGTACGGGAGCGGTTCGGGGTGAAGCGCGGCTTCAGCCTGGCACCGACGAAGCGGGTCACCTTCGTCATCGCGCGGGACCGCACCGTCCTGGAGGTGGTCCGCAGCGAACTGCGCATGAGCGCCCACGCCGACCGGGCTCTCGCCGCGCTGCGCGAACACAAGGACTGA
- a CDS encoding DoxX family protein, producing MPRSERSPLLLAGLLATAGVAHFAVPRQFDATIPRALPGSPRTWTYASGVAELALAAGVALPRTRRTAALATAAFFVGVFPANVQMAVDWRHRPAPLRAAALARLPLQVPLVLWARGIARSGKGQS from the coding sequence GTGCCACGGTCCGAACGTTCGCCCTTGCTGCTCGCAGGCCTGCTGGCCACCGCGGGCGTCGCCCACTTCGCGGTACCACGACAGTTCGACGCCACCATCCCGCGCGCGCTCCCGGGATCGCCGCGTACCTGGACGTACGCGAGCGGGGTCGCCGAACTCGCCCTGGCGGCCGGAGTGGCACTGCCTCGCACGCGCCGGACGGCCGCGCTGGCCACCGCCGCGTTCTTCGTCGGGGTCTTCCCCGCCAATGTCCAGATGGCCGTGGACTGGCGTCACCGCCCGGCGCCGCTCAGGGCGGCGGCGCTGGCGCGGCTCCCGCTCCAGGTGCCGCTCGTCCTGTGGGCCCGTGGAATCGCTCGTTCCGGAAAGGGACAGTCATGA
- a CDS encoding ATP-binding protein, which translates to MEIDPSRNKKPSHEDVGALTSAFGGRLHDVTDARLAADGYLRALARTSPPSAPEHWDDILLVVTELAANTVQYAPGPFELRLRPTFDGVHVTLRDSSTTRPAPRRFRPSQGGGGIGWHLIHALCDQVSVIVRPDGKDIHAFLPW; encoded by the coding sequence ATGGAAATCGATCCGAGTCGGAACAAGAAGCCCTCGCACGAGGACGTCGGGGCCCTCACCAGCGCGTTCGGCGGCCGACTCCATGACGTGACGGACGCGCGGCTGGCCGCCGACGGCTATCTGCGCGCCCTCGCGCGCACGTCACCGCCCTCGGCGCCCGAGCACTGGGACGACATCCTGCTGGTGGTCACCGAACTGGCGGCGAACACCGTCCAGTACGCTCCCGGACCCTTCGAGCTGCGGTTGCGTCCCACCTTCGACGGGGTGCACGTGACACTTCGCGACAGCAGCACCACCCGGCCCGCACCACGCCGCTTCCGCCCCTCCCAGGGCGGGGGCGGCATCGGCTGGCATCTCATCCACGCGCTCTGCGACCAGGTGAGTGTGATCGTGCGGCCCGACGGCAAGGACATCCACGCCTTCCTGCCCTGGTGA
- a CDS encoding WhiB family transcriptional regulator: MDDWRESAACRSVDPDLFFPIGNTGPALLQIQEAKAVCAGCPVRDACLGWALDTGQSIGVWGGTGEAERRALARRRSRRRSQDTPA, encoded by the coding sequence ATGGACGACTGGCGTGAATCCGCTGCGTGCCGCAGTGTCGACCCCGATCTGTTCTTCCCGATCGGCAACACCGGCCCCGCCCTGCTGCAGATCCAGGAGGCGAAGGCCGTCTGCGCGGGCTGCCCGGTCCGCGACGCGTGCCTGGGCTGGGCCCTGGACACGGGCCAGAGCATCGGCGTCTGGGGCGGGACCGGCGAGGCCGAACGGCGTGCGCTGGCGCGCCGCCGCTCCCGTCGGCGCTCCCAGGACACCCCGGCCTAG
- a CDS encoding GAF and ANTAR domain-containing protein → MTQESGEVWEKFAVALADMARDLLAQDSVQATLDRIVEHATVLINGCDEGGILTVRRGEVSALAATSDIVRMADRIQQDLREGPCFDAVTERHQLYAIEDLRRPHEKWSRFAPELRKLGMGSMMGFLLFTDDDELGALNLYSRRPNMFDESAQRAGWILASHAAVALSSARTHQQLGLALETRHEIGEAMGILMERHGLSEENAFNVLKKASQDHNIKLREIARKVCETGERPT, encoded by the coding sequence ATGACGCAGGAGTCCGGCGAAGTCTGGGAGAAGTTCGCGGTCGCCTTGGCGGACATGGCACGGGACCTGCTGGCGCAGGACTCGGTGCAGGCCACGTTGGACCGGATCGTGGAGCACGCGACCGTACTGATCAACGGGTGCGACGAGGGCGGCATCCTCACGGTCCGCCGCGGTGAGGTCAGCGCCCTGGCGGCGACCAGCGACATCGTGCGGATGGCGGACCGGATCCAGCAGGATCTGCGGGAAGGACCGTGCTTCGACGCGGTGACCGAACGGCACCAGCTCTACGCCATCGAGGACCTGCGCCGGCCGCACGAGAAGTGGTCCCGCTTCGCCCCCGAACTGAGGAAACTCGGCATGGGCAGCATGATGGGCTTCCTGCTGTTCACCGACGACGACGAACTCGGCGCCCTCAACCTGTACTCGCGCCGCCCGAACATGTTCGACGAGTCGGCTCAGCGCGCCGGCTGGATCCTCGCCTCGCATGCCGCGGTCGCCCTCTCCTCGGCCCGTACCCACCAGCAGCTCGGCCTCGCCCTGGAGACCCGCCACGAGATCGGTGAGGCGATGGGCATCCTCATGGAGCGCCACGGCCTCAGCGAGGAGAACGCCTTCAACGTGCTGAAGAAGGCCTCCCAGGACCACAACATCAAACTGCGGGAGATCGCCCGCAAGGTCTGCGAGACCGGCGAGCGCCCCACCTGA
- a CDS encoding ATP-binding protein, with translation MTTVEPHCDFGPVPGARLERDPQAAVRARGMVRAFLGGLPRPVPREAAEAVTLVVSELVTNVVRHAHGRLCSLDLRDMGHGVGIAVSDDDPEPPRPRRLDLTGQGGFGWPLVRRLTSELTVLSRPDGKTVRAVVSF, from the coding sequence ATGACCACCGTCGAACCGCACTGCGACTTCGGCCCCGTTCCCGGTGCGAGGCTGGAGAGGGATCCACAGGCGGCCGTGCGTGCCCGGGGGATGGTCCGGGCGTTTCTGGGCGGCCTGCCCCGCCCGGTGCCGCGTGAGGCCGCCGAGGCCGTCACCCTCGTGGTCTCGGAGCTGGTGACCAACGTGGTGCGCCACGCGCACGGCCGGCTCTGCAGCCTGGACCTGCGGGACATGGGCCACGGGGTGGGCATCGCCGTCTCCGACGACGATCCCGAGCCGCCCCGTCCCCGTCGGCTGGACCTGACCGGACAGGGTGGCTTCGGCTGGCCGCTGGTGCGCCGGCTGACCTCCGAACTGACCGTCCTGTCCCGCCCGGACGGCAAGACCGTTCGGGCCGTCGTCAGCTTCTGA